The following coding sequences lie in one Silvanigrella aquatica genomic window:
- a CDS encoding DoxX family protein gives MGAVRKLKFIYWIVTLAFLSLMVFSAIGYLTANPQMVEGVKALGYPVYLLKILGIAKILGAIAILYGRFQTLKEWAYAGFVINVIGASMSHYFNGDPLSKVAVPLFVLVIILISYMLWKKK, from the coding sequence ATGGGAGCTGTTAGAAAGCTTAAATTTATTTATTGGATTGTTACATTAGCATTTTTATCTTTAATGGTCTTTTCTGCAATCGGTTATCTAACTGCAAATCCGCAAATGGTTGAGGGAGTAAAGGCTCTTGGCTATCCTGTTTACTTGCTGAAAATTTTAGGTATTGCTAAAATATTAGGCGCTATTGCTATTTTGTATGGTCGATTTCAAACTCTCAAAGAATGGGCTTACGCTGGATTTGTGATTAATGTTATTGGTGCTTCTATGTCTCACTATTTTAATGGTGATCCTTTATCTAAAGTCGCAGTTCCTCTTTTTGTGCTTGTGATTATTTTAATATCTTATATGCTATGGAAAAAGAAATAG
- a CDS encoding amidohydrolase family protein, whose amino-acid sequence MAAKIWSTKKNKKILFKNSPCVVTMQGWNNIENNSMTQKEMSIMQHCDVAIIDGVFHALGQNLSEKIENLNEFEIIDASHLVLIPGLIDCHNHPIFAGSRAIETVLKSQGMTYEEIAAKNGGITATMKATRAVTKQKLTENYKSNAKTALAKGVVLLEAKTGYGLNPVEERKMLEALYDAYLGEDSHELPVLSPTYLGPHAASPDYRGLDNYIQALVEDLPNIGALGEEAVKKGIALPLAADIFLERNYFTKEQSERWLGAALQHGLDIHIHSDEFSRSGGAELAAELARRVEQTSRKRRQKGRVLTVDHCQYSTESDLGRLAALGVIAVALPATSFFSRIPYVDAKRWRASGVRVAIASDFNPGSSIANNIWFACYLALSQCAFSLPEVYAGVTVNAAFALGAEDSYGTIELGKKASLVAFEGNCVEDFFASPIGDHVRHVVL is encoded by the coding sequence ATGGCGGCAAAAATATGGTCTACAAAAAAGAATAAAAAAATATTATTTAAAAATTCCCCTTGTGTAGTGACAATGCAAGGATGGAATAATATCGAAAATAATAGTATGACACAAAAAGAAATGTCGATTATGCAACACTGCGATGTTGCTATAATCGATGGTGTATTTCATGCTCTAGGGCAAAATTTATCTGAAAAAATTGAAAATTTAAATGAATTTGAAATTATCGATGCATCTCATTTGGTTCTAATTCCTGGTCTCATTGATTGTCATAATCATCCGATTTTTGCAGGAAGTCGAGCTATAGAAACTGTTTTAAAGTCACAAGGAATGACTTACGAAGAAATTGCGGCAAAAAATGGTGGTATTACCGCGACTATGAAAGCAACCCGTGCGGTAACGAAACAAAAATTAACTGAAAATTATAAATCAAATGCAAAAACAGCTTTAGCAAAAGGAGTTGTTTTACTCGAAGCAAAAACAGGATACGGTTTAAATCCGGTTGAAGAAAGAAAAATGCTTGAAGCACTTTATGACGCTTATTTAGGTGAAGATTCCCATGAATTACCAGTATTATCTCCTACATATTTAGGACCTCATGCGGCAAGTCCTGACTATCGAGGTCTAGATAATTATATTCAAGCTTTAGTTGAAGATCTTCCTAATATTGGCGCTTTGGGCGAAGAAGCTGTTAAAAAAGGAATTGCACTTCCTCTTGCGGCAGATATCTTTCTCGAACGAAATTATTTTACAAAGGAACAATCAGAACGTTGGTTGGGCGCGGCTCTGCAACATGGTTTAGATATTCATATTCACTCTGACGAGTTTTCCCGCAGTGGCGGAGCAGAACTTGCTGCGGAACTGGCGCGACGTGTTGAACAAACATCACGAAAAAGAAGACAAAAAGGCAGGGTTTTAACGGTTGATCATTGCCAATATTCCACAGAATCTGATTTAGGGCGTCTTGCTGCTCTTGGTGTGATAGCTGTTGCTTTACCAGCAACAAGTTTTTTTAGTCGCATTCCTTATGTTGACGCTAAAAGATGGCGCGCATCCGGTGTTCGTGTTGCCATTGCCAGCGATTTTAATCCAGGAAGTTCCATTGCAAATAACATTTGGTTTGCTTGTTACCTTGCTTTATCGCAGTGCGCTTTTTCATTGCCCGAGGTTTATGCGGGAGTTACAGTGAATGCGGCATTTGCTTTGGGCGCTGAAGATTCCTATGGCACAATTGAATTAGGAAAAAAAGCAAGCCTTGTGGCATTTGAAGGAAACTGTGTCGAAGATTTCTTTGCATCACCCATTGGTGATCATGTGAGACATGTAGTTTTGTAG
- a CDS encoding TrmH family RNA methyltransferase — protein sequence MVSSETKTNSNMPTQYFIPEYLRNDFGKINAALRGFLTETRLAKMQNIAQKRSRQVLTVFENTHHAHNISAIIRTIDAFGFLDLFFLYSNSEMRFRAADTVDRGASQWLMPKRLTSIEDCAKILKDSNYKIALVSLPDFSRTSEHYNYHIPSFTSQKFCTDEFKNFIGNQKIALIFGSELHGVSPEWKNYADMYLSVEMYGFTESLNVSVCAGILLQSLRESLLQSQKNFHLNIKEQELILEHWIAKTCPNALNYISSRMPELLPWFEFVRSGQFFQPLSK from the coding sequence ATGGTTAGCTCTGAAACAAAAACAAATTCAAATATGCCTACACAGTACTTTATTCCTGAGTACTTGAGAAATGATTTTGGAAAAATTAACGCTGCTCTAAGAGGCTTTTTAACAGAAACGCGCTTAGCTAAAATGCAAAATATAGCTCAGAAAAGAAGCAGACAAGTTTTAACTGTTTTTGAAAACACTCATCATGCGCATAATATTAGTGCCATAATAAGAACAATAGATGCTTTTGGGTTTCTAGATCTTTTTTTTCTATATTCCAATTCCGAAATGCGCTTTAGAGCTGCGGATACTGTTGACAGAGGAGCAAGTCAGTGGCTTATGCCCAAACGCCTGACTTCCATAGAAGATTGCGCAAAAATATTAAAAGATAGCAATTATAAAATTGCACTGGTCTCTTTGCCCGATTTTTCGAGAACATCAGAGCATTACAACTATCACATTCCTTCATTTACAAGTCAAAAATTTTGCACTGATGAATTTAAAAACTTTATTGGAAATCAAAAAATTGCGCTTATTTTTGGAAGCGAATTGCATGGTGTTTCTCCAGAATGGAAAAATTATGCTGATATGTATTTATCCGTAGAAATGTATGGTTTTACTGAATCCTTAAATGTTTCTGTTTGCGCGGGGATTTTATTACAATCTTTACGAGAAAGTTTATTACAAAGTCAAAAAAACTTTCATTTAAATATAAAAGAACAAGAGCTTATTTTAGAACATTGGATTGCGAAAACATGCCCAAACGCACTGAACTATATTTCATCTCGCATGCCTGAACTTTTACCTTGGTTTGAATTTGTACGCAGTGGGCAATTTTTTCAGCCTCTATCTAAATAA
- a CDS encoding hybrid sensor histidine kinase/response regulator — protein sequence MDLENLNIFVVEDDNEVRELIVKEFRSLSHQANSANNFYDAKKWIKNFGKDSDLFLIDLQLPDGDGFALLNEIREVNKEASIILMTGFINNKILNKAIKNNCYDLIEKPFSIKSDIIPIAKRCLNAAFLKKENDRLNSKLLHNSKLAALGELSATIVHDVRSPLTTIQLTCEDIKDEFKKENEISEDVLFTHLAQINKACQRINKLVDHLRNYARSDSGEKEENKNLLELIENSLFLVKQKIRNHNIKVEVDLEEKVSSVEIVCFPNKFEQVLMNLMSNACDAMKDCPVKKLKIGTYVKDNSLLISISDSGTGIPENIKSKIFDSFYTTKPKGEGTGLGLSIVKNIVKEHSGELLLESTVGKGTTFTVKLPRSKIISSTLKGD from the coding sequence ATGGACTTAGAAAATCTAAATATATTTGTAGTAGAAGATGATAATGAAGTCAGAGAACTTATTGTCAAAGAATTTAGATCGCTAAGTCATCAAGCAAATTCCGCAAATAATTTTTATGATGCCAAAAAATGGATTAAAAATTTTGGTAAGGACTCTGATCTTTTCTTAATCGATTTACAACTTCCCGATGGAGATGGCTTTGCCTTATTAAATGAAATTCGAGAAGTAAACAAAGAAGCATCTATAATATTAATGACAGGCTTTATTAATAATAAAATATTAAATAAGGCAATTAAAAATAATTGTTATGATTTAATTGAAAAACCGTTCTCAATTAAATCAGATATTATCCCTATTGCAAAAAGATGCTTAAATGCTGCATTTCTAAAAAAAGAAAATGATCGCCTCAATTCAAAACTCTTGCACAATTCAAAACTCGCGGCACTTGGCGAACTTTCTGCTACAATTGTTCATGATGTCAGAAGTCCTCTTACTACAATTCAATTAACCTGTGAAGATATTAAAGATGAATTTAAAAAAGAAAATGAAATTTCTGAAGATGTCTTATTTACTCATCTTGCTCAAATAAATAAAGCTTGCCAAAGAATAAATAAACTTGTTGATCACCTCAGAAATTATGCACGAAGTGACTCTGGTGAAAAAGAAGAAAATAAAAATCTTTTAGAATTAATTGAAAATAGTTTATTTTTAGTAAAACAAAAAATCAGAAACCATAATATTAAAGTTGAAGTCGACTTGGAAGAAAAAGTTTCTTCTGTTGAAATTGTTTGTTTTCCAAATAAGTTTGAACAAGTCCTGATGAATCTCATGAGCAATGCGTGTGATGCCATGAAAGATTGCCCCGTTAAAAAACTCAAAATTGGGACTTATGTAAAAGACAATTCCTTATTGATTTCAATATCTGATTCAGGGACTGGTATACCTGAAAATATTAAGTCAAAGATATTTGATAGTTTTTATACCACAAAGCCCAAAGGGGAAGGCACAGGTTTAGGTTTAAGTATTGTAAAAAATATAGTAAAGGAACACTCGGGGGAACTCCTACTGGAATCCACGGTGGGCAAAGGTACAACTTTTACAGTAAAACTACCTCGTTCCAAAATTATTTCAAGTACCCTGAAGGGAGATTAG
- a CDS encoding HNH endonuclease — MILNSYEFADEEHIKRERAKVKAAKKSRWWQQKCASGLCYYCGKKFPFKELTLDHIVPLARFGTTTPGNVVPACRECNKNKGVDTPVDLLFKNDIIEK; from the coding sequence ATGATATTAAATAGTTACGAATTTGCTGATGAAGAGCACATCAAAAGAGAACGAGCAAAAGTCAAAGCCGCAAAAAAAAGCAGATGGTGGCAACAAAAATGTGCATCAGGTCTATGCTACTATTGTGGGAAAAAATTTCCATTTAAAGAATTGACACTCGATCACATTGTTCCCTTAGCAAGATTTGGCACAACAACACCAGGCAACGTTGTACCAGCATGTAGAGAATGTAACAAAAATAAAGGAGTTGACACTCCTGTAGATCTTCTTTTTAAGAACGATATAATAGAAAAGTAG
- a CDS encoding tetratricopeptide repeat protein, whose amino-acid sequence MASNVIELSSNMQFIVVDDAPASREGIVKSLKTLGFKNVSEGVSEGEALKLLQEKNFDFIICEKDMRQINGFEFLTEIQENVEIKRTPMLMVGPELTKEETLRFPEATPDGYLRIPFVMKDLSYQISQTLMKSRDSNNIEVDYELARDLYINGEYSNALECYKNITLKNLSSARAFVAMARCYRAMGNIPEAEKNIRIAMQNNKSYTQAYFDLGVCLLASDQKQAALKSFDQAIQINPKNPIRYEETANVLTRCELYEDAENYLMRAINIKIVYPKLYAQVGRNFLAQKKKDKALDFLQRAVEQDPKNPSFLNSMGICYKEMGKFEDSISSYNLALKITPNDVKIMYNKVLCLITMKDYDRAKKVCQQILKYDPKFERAQQKILEIDKLNEASPVEPKYRGVIPK is encoded by the coding sequence ATGGCTTCCAACGTCATTGAGCTTTCTTCGAACATGCAATTTATTGTTGTAGATGATGCTCCAGCATCAAGGGAAGGCATTGTCAAATCTTTAAAAACTCTGGGCTTTAAAAATGTTTCCGAAGGAGTGAGCGAAGGGGAAGCACTCAAGCTTCTGCAAGAAAAAAACTTCGATTTCATAATCTGTGAAAAAGATATGCGACAAATTAACGGTTTCGAATTTTTAACAGAAATACAAGAAAATGTCGAAATTAAAAGAACTCCCATGCTCATGGTAGGTCCCGAACTCACCAAAGAAGAAACCTTGCGTTTTCCCGAAGCAACGCCCGATGGTTATTTGAGAATACCTTTTGTTATGAAAGATTTATCCTATCAAATATCTCAAACTCTCATGAAATCTCGAGACTCAAATAATATTGAAGTCGATTATGAATTAGCGAGAGATTTATATATCAATGGCGAATACTCTAATGCCTTAGAGTGCTACAAAAATATAACTTTGAAAAATCTTTCTTCAGCGAGAGCCTTTGTCGCTATGGCGCGTTGTTACCGCGCCATGGGAAATATTCCTGAAGCCGAAAAAAACATCCGCATTGCGATGCAAAATAACAAATCGTACACACAAGCTTATTTTGACTTAGGAGTGTGCTTACTCGCTTCCGATCAAAAACAAGCCGCACTCAAATCGTTTGATCAAGCCATTCAAATAAATCCCAAAAATCCAATTCGCTACGAAGAAACAGCAAATGTGCTCACTCGCTGTGAACTTTATGAAGATGCAGAAAATTATTTAATGCGTGCCATAAATATAAAAATAGTTTATCCTAAATTGTATGCACAAGTTGGTAGAAATTTTTTAGCGCAAAAGAAAAAAGACAAAGCACTGGATTTTTTGCAACGAGCGGTTGAGCAAGATCCCAAAAATCCGAGTTTCTTAAACAGCATGGGAATATGCTATAAAGAAATGGGCAAATTCGAAGATTCCATTTCAAGCTATAATTTAGCTCTTAAAATAACGCCTAATGATGTAAAAATTATGTACAATAAAGTTTTATGCTTAATTACCATGAAAGACTATGATAGAGCAAAAAAAGTTTGCCAACAAATATTAAAATATGATCCTAAATTCGAAAGAGCACAGCAAAAAATACTTGAAATTGATAAACTAAATGAAGCATCACCCGTTGAACCAAAATACAGAGGGGTTATTCCAAAATAA
- a CDS encoding Hpt domain-containing protein, whose amino-acid sequence MNTTNQFPFLDENIINNMKEFGNGDEEFANRLLIVQLMTVYLDNLPERIKELTTAMKNSDIPVVERSAHTLKSSSRLIGLVALAEDCQILEDIGFSKTLDGAQEVFNRIDTACKKVPDVIKSKIKDLESK is encoded by the coding sequence ATGAATACTACGAATCAATTTCCATTTTTAGACGAAAATATTATTAATAACATGAAAGAATTTGGCAATGGAGATGAAGAATTTGCCAATAGACTTTTAATAGTCCAACTGATGACTGTTTACTTAGATAATTTACCTGAAAGAATTAAAGAGCTGACAACGGCTATGAAAAACAGTGATATTCCTGTTGTGGAAAGATCTGCTCACACATTAAAATCAAGTTCAAGGCTCATTGGACTTGTGGCACTTGCAGAAGATTGCCAAATTCTTGAAGATATCGGATTTTCAAAAACACTCGATGGTGCTCAAGAAGTTTTTAATAGAATTGATACTGCCTGTAAAAAAGTTCCTGACGTGATTAAAAGTAAAATAAAAGATTTAGAATCAAAGTAA
- a CDS encoding response regulator has protein sequence MANKTVLIVDDAAETRIFLKGIVTSMGLAFFEAKSGIDALKILNEHMIDLVILDVLMPHFDGYQTLEFINKLKQKQNIKVVFLSGKKGDLDQDKIAALKPDDLIHKTVDIHVLKNKLRKILDGTAPPPSFAAASTTPPAASPAPTTTAPTVNAPKPAAPNTPSITPKPAPAGVAPQSGATTSATTTAPTAATPKLDLPATITNMPIVLDIKIIKITQSGIVFQAKHQFKEGALLSVDCPKAASSLKKTGELQLKVQKSVPENDYYIVTTMLS, from the coding sequence TTGGCTAATAAAACAGTATTAATCGTTGATGATGCCGCAGAAACAAGAATATTCCTCAAAGGGATAGTCACCTCAATGGGATTAGCCTTTTTTGAAGCCAAAAGCGGTATTGACGCTCTTAAAATATTAAATGAGCATATGATTGATCTTGTCATTCTTGATGTCCTCATGCCCCATTTTGATGGATACCAAACATTAGAATTTATCAATAAATTAAAGCAAAAACAAAATATAAAAGTCGTATTTTTATCTGGTAAAAAAGGCGATCTCGATCAAGATAAAATTGCAGCCCTTAAGCCTGATGACCTCATTCATAAAACCGTAGACATTCACGTTTTAAAAAATAAATTAAGAAAAATTCTTGATGGCACAGCACCTCCGCCGAGTTTTGCGGCCGCTTCAACAACTCCCCCTGCTGCTTCACCGGCACCAACAACAACGGCACCCACTGTAAATGCGCCAAAACCAGCGGCACCCAATACACCATCGATAACTCCAAAACCAGCTCCTGCCGGGGTTGCCCCTCAATCCGGAGCAACAACATCTGCGACAACGACAGCCCCTACCGCTGCGACACCAAAATTAGATTTACCAGCGACCATAACAAATATGCCGATTGTCCTTGATATTAAGATTATTAAAATCACCCAATCCGGAATTGTCTTTCAAGCAAAGCATCAATTTAAAGAAGGTGCACTGCTTAGCGTTGATTGCCCAAAAGCGGCGAGCTCATTAAAGAAAACCGGCGAATTACAATTAAAAGTACAAAAAAGTGTTCCTGAAAATGATTACTACATCGTAACAACAATGCTATCTTAA
- a CDS encoding DUF6901 family protein, whose protein sequence is MSKITYKFKFSDDHESKYVIDLNRNKDNVEAVSDVPWTQLDFNKCENCPLNSKETKNCPPAIDVERAMHEFQNILSSDIVKTYVETNDRTYYKECDAQTSLKALMGLIMATSLCPILKKLKGLAFYHLPFASFEETIFRAISDYLLKQYFKFKNNKNPDWSLSELSEYYEQIQMVNVAFFERIKVASKADANLNAVVSFSSQSQLISFALDEYLENLAKQFSE, encoded by the coding sequence TTGTCAAAAATAACTTATAAATTTAAATTTAGTGATGATCATGAATCAAAGTATGTTATTGACTTAAATCGAAATAAGGACAATGTAGAAGCCGTATCTGATGTGCCATGGACGCAGCTTGATTTTAATAAATGCGAAAACTGTCCCTTAAACTCAAAAGAAACAAAAAATTGTCCTCCCGCTATTGATGTTGAAAGAGCCATGCATGAGTTTCAAAATATTCTGTCTTCCGATATCGTCAAGACATATGTAGAAACAAATGACAGAACTTATTATAAGGAATGTGATGCTCAGACCTCTTTAAAAGCTTTAATGGGTTTGATCATGGCGACAAGTCTTTGCCCTATTTTAAAAAAATTGAAGGGTTTGGCTTTTTATCATTTGCCCTTTGCTTCTTTTGAAGAAACCATCTTTCGTGCTATCTCAGATTATTTATTAAAACAATATTTTAAATTTAAAAATAATAAAAATCCTGATTGGAGTTTATCCGAATTATCAGAGTATTATGAACAAATTCAAATGGTCAATGTCGCTTTTTTTGAACGAATTAAAGTGGCAAGTAAAGCTGATGCGAATTTAAATGCTGTAGTTTCTTTTTCTTCACAATCCCAATTGATTTCATTTGCATTAGATGAATATCTTGAGAATTTAGCAAAGCAATTTTCGGAATAA